From Juglans regia cultivar Chandler chromosome 6, Walnut 2.0, whole genome shotgun sequence, the proteins below share one genomic window:
- the LOC109021512 gene encoding NDR1/HIN1-like protein 13, whose translation MTDRVYPSSKPTSINGTATAGVNNTTTPAAPVKPQLRQPYRHPPQYHNHRRRRSRRGLCCCCCFWSLLVFLVVTLLVSIAGVALYVIYHPQRPQFSVTSLRISKLNLTTTADSSSHVSSLLNLTLFSKNPNSQITFFYDPFVLSCLSSHSVQIANGSIPAFVSDKKNETTFRTILAASRDLDTDSVTALRSDLKRKNGVPMKIQMDTEVKVKLGGMKSNKVGIRVTCQGINGVAPKSKSPSVASVSASKCKVDLRIKIWKWTF comes from the coding sequence ATGACAGACAGAGTCTACCCTTCTTCCAAGCCCACCAGCATTAACGGCACCGCCACCGCCGGTGTTAATAACACGACAACCCCAGCCGCCCCTGTCAAGCCTCAACTCCGGCAACCTTACCGACATCCACCCCAGTACCACAACCACCGACGCCGACGCAGCCGACGTGGCctttgctgctgctgctgcttctggTCGCTCCTTGTATTCCTCGTGGTGACTCTTCTCGTTTCCATCGCCGGTGTCGCACTCTACGTCATCTACCACCCCCAGCGGCCCCAGTTCTCGGTCACATCCCTCCGCATTTCCAAGCTCAACCTCACCACCACCGCAGACTCTTCCTCGCACGTTTCTTCCCTCCTCAACCTCACTCTCTTCTCCAAGAACCCGAACTCCCAAATCACCTTCTTCTACGACCCCTTCGTCCTTTCTTGCTTATCTTCACACTCAGTCCAAATCGCCAACGGCTCTATCCCGGCGTTCGTCAGCGACAAGAAGAACGAGACGACTTTTCGAACAATCCTGGCGGCGTCGAGAGATCTGGACACGGATTCCGTGACGGCTCTGAGGTCGGATCTGAAGAGGAAGAATGGCGTCCCCATGAAGATTCAGATGGACACCGAAGTGAAGGTGAAGCTGGGAGGTATGAAGAGCAACAAGGTGGGTATAAGGGTTACTTGTCAGGGTATCAATGGGGTTGCACCGAAATCCAAGTCCCCGTCGGTGGCTTCTGTTTCTGCATCCAAATGCAAGGTCGATCTACGGATCAAGATCTGGAAGTGGACTTTTTAA
- the LOC109021511 gene encoding uncharacterized protein LOC109021511 isoform X1, whose product MVWAVNQQIARGKRTRIWGGALLCLLCLMLATPKIPRSPKNHIFADMRNFLGVPNTLNVITNFPFLVVGVLGFVLSLQGNFFNISLPGEVWGWALFYAGIAGVAFGSAYYHMKPDDSRVMWDTLPMMIAYSSVYSSFIVERVGLRIGLSSQCTLLLVAFLSAAYGRAYNDLRLCMAFQLIPSIAIPGMTYVFRSQYTHARYWLFAAGAHVLAKFEGVADKKIYYVNRYLISGHSLEHLCLAMVPVLLSVMLMYRSMKVQRLGDHKERPGRE is encoded by the exons atggtttGGGCAGTGAATCAACAGATTGCAAGAGGGAAGAGAACTCGGATATGGGGAGGAGCATTGCTGTGTTTGCTTTGTCTCATGTTGGCCACCCCCAAGATCCCTCGCTCTCCCAAGAACCATATCTTCGCTGACATGCGCAACTTTCTCG GAGTGCCTAACACGTTGAATGTGATTACAAATTTCCCATTTTTGGTTGTGGGTGTTCTGGGTTTTGTTCTCTCACTCCaaggaaatttttttaacatcag TCTTCCAGGCGAGGTTTGGGGTTGGGCACTATTCTATGCTGGAATAGCAGGGGTGGCTTTTGGGTCTGCTTATTATCATATGAAGCCCGATGACAGTAGAGTGATGTGGGATACATTGCCG ATGATGATCGCGTATTCCTCAGTTTACTCTAGTTTTATTGTGGAAAGAGTTGGTCTGAGGATTGGATTAAGTTCTCAATGTACCCTTCTTTTAGTTGCTTTTCTTAGCGCCGCTTATGGGAG AGCATATAATGATCTTCGGTTGTGCATGGCGTTCCAGTTGATTCCGTCAATAGCCATCCCGGGCATGACGTATGTGTTCCGATCCCAGTATACACACGCTAGATATTGGCTTTTTGCAGCAG GAGCACATGTTCTAGCCAAATTTGAAGGTGTTGCTGACAAGAAAATATACTATGTAAATCGATACCTTATCAGTGGGCACTCCTTGGAGCATTTATGTTTAGCAATGGTTCCTGTTCTGCTCAGTGTGATGCTAATGTATAGAAGCATGAAAGTTCAAAG ATTAGGTGATCATAAAGAGCGTCCAGGAAGAGAGTAG
- the LOC109021511 gene encoding uncharacterized protein LOC109021511 isoform X2: protein MVWAVNQQIARGKRTRIWGGALLCLLCLMLATPKIPRSPKNHIFADMRNFLGVPNTLNVITNFPFLVVGVLGFVLSLQGNFFNISLPGEVWGWALFYAGIAGVAFGSAYYHMKPDDSRVMWDTLPMMIAYSSVYSSFIVERVGLRIGLSSQCTLLLVAFLSAAYGRAYNDLRLCMAFQLIPSIAIPGMTYVFRSQYTHARYWLFAAGAHVLAKFEGVADKKIYYVNRYLISGHSLEHLCLAMVPVLLSVMLMYRSMKVQR from the exons atggtttGGGCAGTGAATCAACAGATTGCAAGAGGGAAGAGAACTCGGATATGGGGAGGAGCATTGCTGTGTTTGCTTTGTCTCATGTTGGCCACCCCCAAGATCCCTCGCTCTCCCAAGAACCATATCTTCGCTGACATGCGCAACTTTCTCG GAGTGCCTAACACGTTGAATGTGATTACAAATTTCCCATTTTTGGTTGTGGGTGTTCTGGGTTTTGTTCTCTCACTCCaaggaaatttttttaacatcag TCTTCCAGGCGAGGTTTGGGGTTGGGCACTATTCTATGCTGGAATAGCAGGGGTGGCTTTTGGGTCTGCTTATTATCATATGAAGCCCGATGACAGTAGAGTGATGTGGGATACATTGCCG ATGATGATCGCGTATTCCTCAGTTTACTCTAGTTTTATTGTGGAAAGAGTTGGTCTGAGGATTGGATTAAGTTCTCAATGTACCCTTCTTTTAGTTGCTTTTCTTAGCGCCGCTTATGGGAG AGCATATAATGATCTTCGGTTGTGCATGGCGTTCCAGTTGATTCCGTCAATAGCCATCCCGGGCATGACGTATGTGTTCCGATCCCAGTATACACACGCTAGATATTGGCTTTTTGCAGCAG GAGCACATGTTCTAGCCAAATTTGAAGGTGTTGCTGACAAGAAAATATACTATGTAAATCGATACCTTATCAGTGGGCACTCCTTGGAGCATTTATGTTTAGCAATGGTTCCTGTTCTGCTCAGTGTGATGCTAATGTATAGAAGCATGAAAGTTCAAAG GTAG
- the LOC109015025 gene encoding pathogen-associated molecular patterns-induced protein A70-like — MFEESVSSSSTPSIWASINSWFTFHVLFCLLNLMIITIGVTSRLGNQRHRDQQQQNQEAQEQPQRPQIARSSSVLQRLKSINFYSYRSQEPSTTFEQFPESETHYAFKQSHEQEELPLTRSPSVLQRLKSINFYSYLYQGPGTVQSHTTTGLQKTQEFDTHYSSQELKGNEDEEDEQTQDQEQDQYQEQSMDEIYGRLQSAHVTRSKSDTKPASGEVPKKLSRKMKKSASSKSAFAHFEEDEIVETRRPATVREGKVGGAESDDNEVDAKADDFINRFKQQLKLQRLDSIMRYKELIHRGTGK, encoded by the coding sequence ATGTTTGAGGAATCAGTATCGTCTTCCTCTACACCTTCAATCTGGGCTTCCATTAACAGCTGGTTCACATTCCATGTTCTCTTCTGCCTCCTCAATCTCATGATTATCACCATTGGCGTAACTTCAAGACTTGGCAACCAAAGGCACCGcgaccaacaacaacaaaatcaagaagCCCAAGAACAGCCGCAACGTCCACAGATTGCTAGATCTTCATCTGTGTTGCAGAGGCTCAAATCCATCAACTTCTACTCCTACAGATCCCAGGAACCTTCGACCACCTTCGAGCAATTCCCAGAATCAGAGACCCATTACGCTTTTAAGCAGTCCCATGAACAAGAGGAACTCCCTCTCACCAGATCTCCATCTGTGCTTCAGAGGCTCAAATCCATCAACTTCTACAGTTATCTATACCAAGGGCCCGGCACAGTACAGTCTCACACCACCACCGGTTTGCAGAAAACCCAGGAATTCGATACCCATTACAGTTCTCAAGAGCTGAAAGGAAacgaagatgaagaagatgagcaAACACAAGACCAAGAACAAGATCAATACCAGGAGCAGTCCATGGATGAGATTTACGGCCGGCTACAGAGTGCACACGTTACCAGAAGCAAGTCCGATACCAAGCCGGCGTCGGGCGAGGTGCCGAAAAAGCTGtcgaggaagatgaagaagtctGCAAGCTCTAAGTCGGCATTTGCGCATTTCGAAGAGGACGAAATCGTTGAGACTCGCCGGCCGGCTACTGTTAGGGAAGGGAAGGTTGGAGGGGCTGAGTCTGACGATAACGAGGTGGACGCCAAGGCCGACGATTTCATCAACAGGTTCAAGCAGCAGTTGAAGTTGCAGAGGCTGGACTCCATTATGAGGTACAAGGAGCTGATCCACAGGGGGACTGGTAAGTAA